A single genomic interval of Methanocalculus natronophilus harbors:
- a CDS encoding metal ABC transporter ATP-binding protein: MKKALQIENLTVRFGTHTVLEDVSWSICEHDFAALIGPNGGGKTTLLRAVLGLLPVAGGSIRIFGMDVFEGRRRIGYVPQFHSFDFSFPMTLLEMVLQSRLPFLPGIFGRYSRQDYDAGEQALQRAGLWEKRDHPIQSLSGGEQQRAIIARALAGMPRLLILDEPTVYIDAPAEEQFFSLIEELLEEMTILIVTHDIGAISGKVNRIACLNRHLYTHGDAVITDDMLTRVYGCPVDLIAHGVPHRVLREHGGGDD, from the coding sequence ATGAAAAAAGCGCTTCAGATTGAGAACCTCACCGTCCGCTTCGGCACCCATACGGTACTTGAGGATGTCAGCTGGAGCATCTGTGAACACGATTTTGCCGCTTTGATTGGCCCAAACGGCGGGGGGAAGACAACGCTGCTCCGTGCAGTGCTTGGGCTTCTGCCGGTTGCAGGTGGCAGCATCCGGATCTTTGGAATGGATGTTTTTGAGGGAAGACGCAGAATCGGGTATGTCCCCCAGTTCCATTCATTTGACTTCTCATTTCCCATGACGCTCCTTGAGATGGTGCTCCAGAGCAGGCTCCCCTTTCTACCAGGTATTTTCGGGCGGTACAGCAGGCAGGATTATGACGCAGGTGAGCAGGCGCTCCAAAGAGCAGGGCTCTGGGAGAAGAGAGATCACCCGATTCAAAGTCTCTCAGGGGGTGAACAGCAGCGTGCGATCATTGCCCGTGCACTGGCAGGAATGCCCCGCCTTCTCATCCTTGACGAGCCAACAGTCTATATTGATGCTCCGGCTGAAGAGCAGTTCTTCTCCCTGATTGAGGAGCTGCTTGAAGAGATGACCATACTCATCGTCACCCATGATATCGGGGCAATATCTGGGAAAGTAAACAGGATCGCCTGCTTAAACCGCCACCTGTATACGCATGGTGATGCGGTGATCACCGATGATATGCTCACCAGGGTCTATGGCTGTCCGGTTGACCTGATCGCCCATGGTGTGCCACACCGGGTGCTCAGGGAGCATGGGGGCGGCGATGATTGA
- a CDS encoding metal ABC transporter permease has product MIEILGYGFFQNAIIAGLLAAVACGVVGSFVVVRRMVATSGGIAHAAFGGVGLGYFIGIDPLLGAGLFTIGCAVLMWYLHDRELQETDTITGAIWAAGMAVGIIFVALSPGYAPDLFSYLFGNILLVPDSDLILMTVLVALILALVSVLFARLSAVAFDAEYAAVRGLPVSALTLILFLMVALSVVLLISVVGIILVIALLTLPAAGARLYTRRLSTMMAAAVCIGILAVGAGIALSYYFDLPSGATIVLAGTAIYAALLGGRHLPAR; this is encoded by the coding sequence ATGATTGAGATTCTCGGATACGGGTTCTTCCAGAACGCCATCATCGCAGGGCTTCTTGCTGCTGTTGCCTGCGGTGTGGTCGGGAGCTTTGTTGTTGTCAGGCGGATGGTGGCAACAAGCGGAGGTATCGCCCATGCGGCATTCGGCGGTGTTGGTCTTGGCTATTTCATCGGGATTGATCCGCTGCTCGGTGCGGGTCTCTTCACCATCGGATGCGCTGTTCTGATGTGGTACCTGCATGACCGTGAGCTGCAGGAGACTGATACCATCACCGGTGCGATCTGGGCTGCCGGAATGGCAGTCGGTATCATCTTCGTCGCCCTTTCACCAGGATATGCGCCGGATCTCTTCAGCTACCTCTTCGGAAACATCCTCCTCGTCCCTGATAGTGACCTGATCCTGATGACAGTGCTTGTTGCGCTGATCCTCGCCCTGGTGTCAGTCCTCTTTGCAAGGCTTTCTGCTGTTGCATTTGATGCTGAGTATGCAGCCGTCCGTGGTCTCCCTGTCTCTGCACTCACGCTGATCCTCTTCCTCATGGTTGCGCTCAGCGTCGTCCTCCTCATCTCGGTGGTCGGGATCATCCTGGTTATCGCGCTGCTGACACTGCCTGCTGCAGGTGCCAGGCTCTATACCCGGAGACTCTCCACCATGATGGCAGCCGCTGTCTGTATCGGCATCCTGGCGGTGGGAGCGGGGATCGCCCTGTCGTATTATTTCGATCTCCCCTCAGGTGCAACCATTGTGCTTGCAGGCACTGCCATCTATGCGGCGCTGCTGGGTGGCCGGCACCTGCCTGCCCGGTAG
- a CDS encoding HEAT repeat domain-containing protein produces MDEEGTKKEENFFLLISLLREGTLNYRWRAAEALGDEGDSRAVGPLIEALSDPYEDVSWLAAKSLGKLQDPEAVLPLIELLKSEEKWNRLGAVEGLGLIGDPRAVEPLIGILKNDPVMKVRKKAAWALGRIGDPAARKGLSEMGDVEDEGLRKAIADALAGF; encoded by the coding sequence ATGGATGAGGAAGGTACAAAAAAAGAGGAGAATTTTTTTCTTCTCATCTCCCTTCTCAGGGAGGGGACACTGAATTACCGGTGGCGGGCCGCGGAGGCTCTCGGGGACGAGGGGGATTCCCGGGCAGTCGGGCCGCTCATCGAGGCGCTCTCTGACCCCTATGAGGATGTCAGCTGGCTTGCGGCAAAATCGCTTGGCAAACTACAGGATCCGGAGGCTGTATTGCCCCTGATTGAGCTTCTGAAGAGCGAAGAAAAATGGAACAGGCTCGGTGCTGTTGAGGGGCTTGGGCTGATTGGGGATCCGCGGGCAGTTGAGCCGCTCATCGGGATTCTCAAAAACGATCCTGTCATGAAAGTCAGGAAGAAAGCGGCCTGGGCGCTTGGGCGGATCGGAGATCCGGCTGCACGAAAGGGGCTTTCTGAGATGGGGGATGTGGAAGATGAGGGTCTTCGAAAAGCCATAGCAGATGCACTGGCAGGGTTCTGA